The following is a genomic window from Clostridium fungisolvens.
CTGCTTTCATAAATGAAATTCTGCATTTTCATTTTTATATTCTTTCATTTTCATTCAATATTAAAGCTATAAATTTATTAGAAATATTGTTTCAAAAATAGAAATATATTAGAAATATCTCAAAAAAAATGATACTATAACCATTGTGGTATTTATTTATTATGAAGCTTAATAAAAAAGAAAATTCAAATAATTTTAGTTTCAGTAAAATATGTTTTAAAATATATATTAAATAATCTTATATATATTTCCTTTTTATAAAGTAAATTTACTTATAAATAAACATGAAAGTATAAAAAAATCAACGTTATTTTGGATAAGAGGGGTACTATGGATATAAATGTTGTTATTAATCAAATGCTACAGTTATTTATTATTTTAGGTCTGGGCTATTTTTTAAATAAGATAAAAATCTTCGATGACACTTTGAATCAAAAACTAAATAAGTTACTACTCAATGTTACAACACCTGCTTTGGTGTTGGCATCTGTAAGTTCAATTAAACAAAGCAATAATACTAAAGAAGCTCTGTTTGTATTTTTAGTCGCTATAATCATTTTCACTTTATTACCATTGTTAAGTTATATGCTAGTTAGAATCATTAGGATTCCAAGACATCAGCGAGGAATTTATATGTTTATGACAGTTTTCTCTAACATAGGCTTTATGGGATTCCCAGTTATGAAAGCAATTTTTGGCAACGAAGCTGTATTTTATACTTCTATCTTCAATATGATTTTCAATATTTGGGTATTTACTTTAGGTATAGTTCTAATAAATTATGGCACTAATAATAAAGTTAATTTAAGCTTCA
Proteins encoded in this region:
- a CDS encoding AEC family transporter, which encodes MDINVVINQMLQLFIILGLGYFLNKIKIFDDTLNQKLNKLLLNVTTPALVLASVSSIKQSNNTKEALFVFLVAIIIFTLLPLLSYMLVRIIRIPRHQRGIYMFMTVFSNIGFMGFPVMKAIFGNEAVFYTSIFNMIFNIWVFTLGIVLINYGTNNKVNLSFKSLLSPGIISSLLAIAIYFLRIPVHPVLKSTFDMVGNITTPVAMMLIGSTLANLNIKEVFTELRIYPYTIIKQILIPFIAYPLLKYFITSPLVLGVALINLAMPVGNSAVLFANQYDGDVELAAKSVFITTLISVFTIPLIVALFLT